In Zunongwangia profunda SM-A87, the following proteins share a genomic window:
- a CDS encoding Cof-type HAD-IIB family hydrolase: MIKLIITDMDGTLLDDQHNIHPEFWEVEKKLRDKGIMFSVASGRQYYNLVSNFEQLKGHMMFFAENGSYVVHKDKELYTNTMDREQANEFIKLGREAENCNLVLCGINSAYAENDDEEFINEVGKYYKRLELVDDLTSVKDKVLKVTLCNFEGVEENTFPKFEKFQDDFKVAIASRIFIDIMSNTANKGNAIKGVQEELNISPEETMVFGDYLNDLEMMQNAKYSYAMKNAHPEIIKVSNFVTKYDNNENGVVRTIRELGLVD, encoded by the coding sequence ATGATCAAATTAATAATCACAGATATGGATGGTACTTTGCTGGACGACCAGCATAATATTCATCCAGAATTCTGGGAAGTAGAAAAAAAGTTACGTGATAAAGGAATTATGTTTTCTGTAGCCAGTGGAAGGCAGTATTATAACCTGGTTTCTAATTTTGAGCAACTTAAAGGCCATATGATGTTTTTTGCCGAAAACGGTAGCTATGTGGTACATAAGGATAAAGAATTATATACCAACACAATGGATCGCGAACAGGCTAACGAGTTTATAAAACTTGGACGAGAAGCCGAGAATTGTAATTTGGTTTTATGCGGTATCAATTCGGCTTATGCTGAAAATGATGATGAAGAATTTATCAATGAAGTGGGTAAATATTACAAGCGCCTGGAACTTGTAGATGACCTTACCAGTGTTAAAGATAAAGTTTTAAAGGTTACCCTTTGTAATTTTGAAGGAGTCGAAGAAAATACATTCCCTAAATTTGAGAAATTTCAGGATGATTTTAAAGTAGCGATCGCTTCAAGAATTTTTATCGATATTATGTCTAATACCGCCAATAAAGGAAATGCAATTAAAGGCGTACAGGAAGAATTAAATATTTCGCCTGAAGAAACCATGGTTTTTGGCGACTATTTAAATGATCTTGAAATGATGCAGAATGCCAAATACAGCTATGCGATGAAAAATGCCCATCCTGAAATCATTAAAGTCAGTAATTTTGTAACGAAATACGATAATAATGAAAACGGCGTGGTAAGAACGATCCGTGAATTAGGATTGGTAGATTAA